The [Bacillus] selenitireducens MLS10 genome includes a region encoding these proteins:
- the coaBC gene encoding bifunctional phosphopantothenoylcysteine decarboxylase/phosphopantothenate--cysteine ligase CoaBC: MTLNQKKRILLCVSGGIAVFKAAALTSKLTQNDYEVKVLMTQSAEKFVTPLTFQALSRGYVHDDTFDEPEPDKIAHIDAADWADLIVIAPATANVLGKLANGIADDMVTTTLMAATAPILVAPAMNVHMYQHPAVQRNMTTLEEFGYRFIEPDDGYLACGYTGKGRMAEPEDLLAAIDHHFIRQAHREWHGKRVLVTAGPTVEAVDPVRYFTNRSSGKMGFAVAEEAAARGAHVTLIAGPTALATPHGVQRIDVKSAEDMYKEVHRAYPDTDLVIKAAAVADYKPEDAVTEKIKKQDDVMTLSLVKTPDILKSLGEQKKDQVLVGFAAESQQVEEYGRKKLHEKQLDAIAINHIAKEGMGFDGDTNEIMLIFQNGREVTIPLSQKRDVARHLLDEIEPLITGRGS; this comes from the coding sequence ATGACCTTGAATCAAAAGAAACGGATCTTACTATGCGTGTCCGGTGGCATAGCCGTATTTAAGGCGGCTGCTCTGACAAGTAAACTCACACAGAATGATTATGAAGTGAAGGTGCTTATGACACAATCTGCGGAAAAGTTCGTCACACCCCTGACGTTTCAGGCGCTGTCGCGGGGATATGTGCATGATGATACGTTTGATGAACCGGAGCCTGATAAAATTGCCCACATTGACGCTGCTGACTGGGCGGATCTGATCGTGATTGCCCCTGCAACGGCCAATGTCCTGGGAAAGTTGGCTAACGGTATTGCCGATGATATGGTAACAACCACACTTATGGCTGCGACGGCTCCGATTCTCGTAGCGCCGGCCATGAATGTACATATGTATCAGCACCCGGCTGTTCAGCGCAATATGACGACTCTTGAAGAGTTCGGCTACCGCTTTATCGAACCGGATGACGGCTATTTAGCCTGCGGCTACACCGGAAAGGGACGGATGGCTGAGCCTGAGGATCTCCTGGCAGCCATCGATCATCATTTCATCCGACAGGCTCACAGGGAATGGCATGGTAAACGTGTTCTTGTCACTGCGGGTCCCACGGTTGAAGCTGTGGATCCGGTTCGCTATTTTACGAACCGTTCATCTGGCAAAATGGGGTTTGCGGTGGCTGAGGAAGCCGCAGCACGAGGCGCTCATGTCACATTGATCGCCGGACCGACGGCTCTTGCCACGCCTCACGGGGTTCAAAGAATCGATGTTAAATCTGCAGAAGACATGTATAAAGAGGTCCACCGTGCCTATCCTGATACCGATTTGGTGATCAAGGCTGCGGCAGTGGCGGATTACAAGCCTGAAGATGCCGTTACTGAGAAGATCAAAAAACAGGATGATGTGATGACTCTATCTTTGGTGAAGACACCGGATATCCTGAAAAGCCTCGGTGAACAGAAGAAAGATCAGGTTCTCGTCGGTTTTGCTGCCGAATCGCAGCAGGTTGAAGAATACGGCCGGAAAAAATTACATGAAAAGCAGCTTGATGCGATCGCGATTAATCATATTGCTAAAGAAGGAATGGGATTTGACGGGGACACAAACGAGATCATGCTGATTTTTCAAAATGGCAGAGAAGTGACCATCCCTCTCAGCCAAAAACGGGATGTGGCAAGACACTTGCTTGATGAAATCGAACCGCTCATCACGGGGCGAGGTTCATGA
- the remA gene encoding extracellular matrix/biofilm regulator RemA gives MDIKLINIGFGNIVSANRIISIVSPESAPIKRIISDARDRNMLIDATYGRRTRAVIIADSDHVILSAVQPETVAQRVITSKEDATEE, from the coding sequence GTGGATATTAAACTTATTAATATTGGTTTTGGAAACATCGTGTCGGCGAACAGGATCATTTCAATTGTGAGCCCTGAATCCGCTCCAATTAAACGCATTATTTCGGATGCAAGGGATCGGAATATGCTGATTGACGCTACTTACGGGCGAAGAACCCGTGCTGTTATTATTGCAGACAGTGACCATGTCATTTTATCAGCCGTGCAGCCGGAGACTGTTGCACAGCGTGTGATTACAAGCAAAGAGGACGCCACGGAAGAATAG
- a CDS encoding YicC/YloC family endoribonuclease, producing MMKSMTGFGRSAKEIGNSLITVEMKAVNHRYSEVNMRLPRQLLFLEDRLKKRISRDVKRGKVDVYVNLHGSLGVERHVQVDWAIFDQYHQVYNDMVKHSVASEAFPVDQLLLHEDVVSVQEKEEVTDDLGETVESVLEAAVEQLRDMKINEGKAMFNDMMKRLDTLHASIHELEKLAPRAEEEYRSRLQKRMEDIIGQYGSVEEQRVLTEVAVFAEKSDFSEELTRMASHLQQFSAMMKDEEPVGRKLDFLMQEMNREVNTIGSKANQLEVNHTVVQIKSELEKIREQIQNIE from the coding sequence ATGATGAAGAGTATGACAGGTTTCGGGAGATCGGCCAAGGAAATCGGCAACAGTCTGATCACAGTTGAGATGAAGGCTGTAAATCACCGTTATTCCGAGGTAAATATGCGATTACCGAGGCAACTGCTGTTTTTGGAAGACCGGCTGAAAAAACGAATCAGCCGCGATGTGAAACGCGGGAAAGTGGATGTTTATGTTAATTTGCACGGTTCATTGGGTGTGGAGCGCCATGTGCAGGTAGACTGGGCTATCTTTGATCAGTACCATCAGGTCTACAATGACATGGTCAAACATTCCGTTGCATCAGAGGCATTCCCTGTCGATCAGCTGTTGCTGCATGAAGACGTCGTTTCCGTTCAGGAAAAAGAGGAAGTCACTGACGATTTGGGCGAAACGGTTGAATCTGTCCTGGAGGCGGCAGTGGAACAGCTTCGCGACATGAAAATCAATGAAGGCAAAGCCATGTTTAATGACATGATGAAACGGCTTGATACATTGCATGCATCGATTCATGAACTTGAAAAACTGGCTCCGCGAGCAGAAGAGGAGTACAGGTCAAGGCTTCAAAAACGGATGGAAGACATCATCGGGCAATACGGTTCAGTGGAAGAGCAGCGGGTTTTGACTGAAGTGGCAGTCTTTGCAGAGAAATCGGATTTTTCCGAAGAACTGACGCGGATGGCAAGCCACCTGCAACAGTTTTCGGCGATGATGAAGGACGAGGAACCGGTTGGACGTAAGTTGGATTTTCTTATGCAGGAAATGAACAGGGAAGTCAATACGATCGGGTCAAAAGCCAACCAGCTTGAAGTGAACCACACAGTCGTGCAAATAAAATCTGAACTTGAAAAAATCAGAGAACAGATTCAGAATATCGAATAA
- the gmk gene encoding guanylate kinase, with the protein MKREKGLLIVLSGPSGVGKGTVCGALREHDTHIRYSVSATTRSPREGEQEGVNYFYKSKEEFERMIHEDELLEYAQYVENYYGTPRQYVEEMINKGHDVILEIEVQGALQVKETFPEGVFIFLMPPDLKELRNRIEGRGTETKELIDNRMSVAKDEIDLMDKYDYVVENDEVELAVERIKAIVTAENCKKDRLIHLYKELVKE; encoded by the coding sequence ATGAAAAGAGAAAAGGGTTTACTGATCGTGCTGTCCGGTCCTTCCGGGGTCGGAAAAGGAACGGTTTGCGGGGCACTCCGTGAACATGATACACATATTCGCTACTCGGTTTCAGCGACGACCCGCTCGCCGCGGGAAGGGGAACAGGAGGGCGTTAATTATTTTTACAAGTCGAAAGAAGAGTTCGAACGTATGATCCATGAGGATGAACTGCTTGAATACGCTCAGTACGTTGAGAATTATTATGGCACACCGAGACAATACGTCGAAGAGATGATTAATAAAGGTCACGATGTCATCCTCGAAATCGAGGTGCAGGGTGCTCTTCAAGTTAAAGAAACCTTTCCGGAGGGCGTGTTTATTTTCCTGATGCCACCTGACCTGAAAGAACTTCGAAACCGTATTGAAGGCCGCGGGACGGAAACGAAGGAACTGATTGATAACCGCATGAGTGTGGCAAAAGACGAGATCGATCTGATGGACAAGTATGATTACGTTGTTGAAAACGATGAAGTGGAACTTGCCGTTGAGCGAATCAAAGCCATTGTAACCGCAGAAAACTGCAAAAAGGACCGTCTGATCCATCTGTATAAAGAACTTGTAAAGGAGTGA